A window of Cyclopterus lumpus isolate fCycLum1 chromosome 10, fCycLum1.pri, whole genome shotgun sequence genomic DNA:
CAAATAGTCCCTCCTTTGTCTCCTTCCGACCGGGCCGAGCACTGCGGATGAAACGAGGCTACGCGGAGTTCACTTCCAGCGGCATGCTTTCCCTTCATGGATGGAGAGGAGctcggtgctgctgctgctgccggcggacaggatcctcctcctcttcctcctcttcctcttcctctcactgaCAGCATCATCTGGCTCCCCTgaacccctcctccctcctcttcctcctcctcctcctcctcctcctcctatatCACTGACAGCATCATCTGGCTCCCCTgaacccctcctccctcctcttcctcttcctctcccggagctctaatataataataataataataataataacaacgtaataacaataacaatgcaATTATAAGGACAATAATAAGACACTACAGTACTCCGTAagataattataatattatagtaatgatgataataataatcacaccGTATCGTTCAATGAGGGGTGCGTTCATGTGCTGCTGGAAAATTCTGAAACAAAGCGTTGTATTCATGTTCAATTTGGAAAATATGCAACTCATCACCGGCCTTCATGAATTATTGCCATGCGCctacttttcttttaatggttTGTTTTGCTccgtttatatttgtatattcttCAGAGTGATTAACAACAGAATAACTTCATCAAAATGACGTTTAATAACAATTCAAGAGATTCATGAACTCTTTGGTTTCATCCACAGAACTCAGATCAGCTGCAAAGGTCACGTGGTGACACTGAGCTCTGTGGACACATTTCTAccgtgtcgtgtgtgtgtgtgttgtgtgtgtgtgcgcgtgcgtatGTGGGGGAATAACTGTTCTACACTGACATCTAGAGGTGATTACATGCTAGTACAGATTCTaaacttatattattattgtgtctTATAATtcttactattattattgttgttggaTACATATTCAATAgaataacaaatatacaaactCAATAATGGTTCTCTTTTCTCACCTTTAGAAAATAATCAGAGGCTCATAGTTACAGAAACTCAAAAACACTAGAAGATATTTGTGATGCAGGTAGAAGTATACATTCAGTAGAAGTTTACAGTAAAAGTATACATTCAGTAGAAGTATTGTGTACAAGTGTACATTCAGTAGAAGTttacagtagaagtatacaaccagtagaagtatacaaccagtagaagtatacaaccagtagaagtatacatccagtagaagtatacagtagaagtatacaacCAGTAAAAGTatacagtagaagtatacatccagtagaagtatacatccagtagaagtatacatccagtagaagtatacaacCAGTAAAAGTAtacatccagtagaagtatatattcagtagaagtatacatccaGTAGAGGTATACAACCAGTAAAAGTAtacatccagtagaagtatatagtcagtagaagtatatattcagtagaagtatacatccagtagaagtatatattcagtagaagtatacaaccagtagaagtatatattcagtagaagtatatattcagtagaagtatatattcagtagaagtatacatccagtagaagtatacatccagtagaagtatatatatattcagtagaagtatacaaccagtagaagtatacaacCAGTAAAAGTAtacatccagtagaagtatatattcagtagaagtatatattcagtataagtatatattcagtagaagtatacatccagtagaagtatatattcagtagaagtatacaaccagtagaagtatatattcagtagaagtatatattcagtagaagtatacatccagtagaagtatacaaccagtagaagtatacaaccagtagaagtatacaaccagtagaagtatacatccagtagaagtatacatccagtagaagtatacatccagtagaagtatacaaccagtagaagtatacaaccagtagaagtatacaaccagtagaagtatacatccagtagaagtttacagtagaagtatacatccagtagaagtatacatccagtagaagtttacagtagaagtatacatccagtagaagtatacaacCAGTAAAAGTAtacatccagtagaagtatatattcagtagaagtatatattcagtagaagtatacatccagtagaagtatacatccagtagaagtatacatccagtagaagtatacaacCAGTAAAAGTAtacatccagtagaagtatatatccagtagaagtatatattcagtagaagtatacatccagtagaagtatacaacCAGTAAAAGTAtacatccagtagaagtatatatccagtagaagtatatatccagtagaagtatatattcagtagaagtatatattcagtagaagtatatatccagtagaagtatacatccagtagaagtatacatccagtagaagtatatattcagtagaagtatatattcagtagaagtatacattCAGTAGAAGTttacagtagaagtatacatccagtagaagtatacatccagtagaagtttacagtagaagtatacatccagtagaagtatacaacCAGTAAAAGTAtacatccagtagaagtatatatccagtagaagtatatattcagtagaagtatatattcagtagaagtatatatccagtagaagtatacatccagtagaagtatacatccagtagaagtatacatccagtagaagtatatatccagtagaagtatatatccagtagaagtatatattcagtagaagtatatatccagtagaagtatacatccagtagaagtatacatccagtagaagtatatattcagtagaagtatatattcagtagaagtttacagtagaagtatacatccagtagaagtatacaaccagtagaagtatatatccagtagaagtatatattcagtagaagtatacatccagtagaagtatatattcagtagaagtatacatccagtagaagtatatattcagtagaagtatacatccagtagaagtatatattcagtagaagtatatattcagtagaagtttacagtagaagtatacatccagtagaagtatacaaccagtagaagtatatatccagtagaagtatatattcagtagaagtatacatccagtagaagtatatattcagtagaagtatacatccagtagaagtatatattcagtagaagtatacatccagtagaagtatatattcagtagaagtatatattcagtagaagtatatattcagtagaaatagaaagaaaaagcaaagtAAGCCGATCTGAACCTTTTTACTTCATCAGCTTCATGTCACGTGACTCGCAGTCAGTCACGTGACGGACTGGGTCGCGTTCATCGTAAACACGGAAGTAACGGCAAAGAACAAAACCGACCGCACCGTCAGCTCCTCCCGGTTTGAGTCCGTTACCGGATACTTTACCGGCTGCCCGTCACCGTCAGCTCCTCCCGGTTGGAGTCCGTTACCGGATACTTTACCGGCTGCCCGTCACCGTCAGCTCCTCCCGGTTGGAGTCCGTTACCGGATACTTTACCGGCTGCCCGTCACCGTCAGCTCCTCCCGGTTGCAGTCCGTCCGCTCTTCACGATGGATCGGGTTTTATTTGTAACTCTCAGTCTGGTTGTTTTTATAACTCCGGTAACGAGCAGCACTtccggtctgaggagcgtcacTAAGGCTCAGGTGAGTCCCGCAGTACTACAGTCAGTCACGTGACGGACTGGGTCTACAGTAGTACTACAgtagtactactgatactgcACTACTGTACCACTCCTCACAATACTGCTATTGTAGTACTCTTCATAATACTTTTACTGTAATACTTCTCATAATACTGTAAAACTCCTTATAATACTTGTACTGTAGTGCTCTTCATaatacttttactgtagtactagtcataatactgtaatactccttataatacttttactgtagtacttCTCCTAATACTgatactgtactactactgatactgtagtacttcTCATGACTGATAttgatactgtagtactactactgatactgtagtacttcTCATGACTGATAttgatactgtagtactactactgatactgctagtagtgtgtagtgtagtaCTGCTAGATTGGTGATTTTTCAATCAACAATATCAACGTTTATTTggtcaaatatataataatatttataatattattctaatatatgtatatatatatctatcatatatattaataataatcggTGCAGACCTCTCTGTCCATCTTTCCGTCTCACgacattaaaacataaacatcGCTGTCCTCTTAAAGTAAAGACGTGCAGTCTGAAAGGTACAAAAACCCACTCGAGGTCTAAAGTACCTTGTTGACgttgtactctgtgtactctgtgtactctgtgtacttgTGGACAGATTCTGGGCTTTGAGTGGAAGAACTGTGGCGCTCCAGAAGCCCCGGCTGTCCTGAAGACTCTGACTGTGTCTCCGGACCCCATCTCCATCCCCGGAGACCTGCAGGCCTCGGCCTCTGGGACCACGTCTGTGGAGCTGGCTGCTCCGCTGGCTGTGAGTactggactacatggggtactggactacatggggtactggactacatggggtactgtagtacatggggtactgtagtacatggggtactgtagtacatggagtactgtagtacatggactacatggggtactgtagtacatggaggacatggaggacattgggtactgtagtacatggagtactgtagtacatggaggacatggactacatggggtactgtagtacatggggtacatggaggacatggggtactgtagtacatggggtacatggactacatggggtactgtagtacatggaggacatggactacatggggtactgtagtacatggggtacatggaggacatggggtacatggaggactggaggacatggggtactgtagtacatggggtactgtagtacatggggtactgtagtacatggggtactgtagtacatggggtacatggactacatggggtactgtagtacatggaggacaagtacatggaggacatggggtacatggggtactgtagtacatggggtacatggactacatggggtactgtagtacatggggtacatggaggacatggggtactggactacatggggtactgtagtacatggggtacatggaggacatggggtactggactacatggggtactgtagtacatggggtacatggaggacatggggtactggactacatggggtactgtagtacatggggtactgtagtacatggggtacatggactacatggggtactgtagtacatggggtacatggactacatggggtactgtagtacatggggtactgtagtacatggggtacatggactacatggggtacatggaggacatggggtactGGACTACATGGgatactgtagtacatggggtacatggaggacaagtacatggaggacatggggtacatggaggacatggggtacatggactacatggggtactgtagtacatggaggacatggggtacatggggtactggactacatggggtactgtagtacatggggtacatggaggacatggggtacatggactacatggggtactgtagtacatggaggacatggggtacatggggtactggactacatggggtactgtagtacatggggtacatggcctacatggggtactgtagtacatggggtacatggactacatggggtactgtagtacatggggtacatggactacatggggtactgtagtacatggaggacaagtacatggaggacatggggtacatggggtactgtagtacatggggtactgtagtacatggggtacatggcctacatggggtactgtagtacatggggtacatggaggacatggggtacatggactacatggggtactgtagtacatggggtacatggaggacatggggtacatggactacatggggtactgtagtacatggggtacatggactacatggggtactgtagtacatggaggacaagtacatggaggacatggggtacatggggtactgtagtacatggggtactgtagtacatggggtacatggcctacatggggtactgtagtacatggggtacatggaggacatggggtacatggactacatggggtactgtagtacatggggtacatggaggacatggggtacatggactacatggggtactgtagtacatggggtacatggaggacatggggtacatggactacatggggtactgtagtacatggggtactgtagtacatggggtacatggactacatggggtactgtagtacatggggtacatggaggacatggggtactggactacatggggtactgtagtacatggggtactgtagtacatggggtactgtagtacatggaggacaagtacatggaggacatggggtactgtagtacatggaggacatggggtactggactacatggggtacatggaggacatggggtacatggactacatggggtactgtagtacatggggtacatggaggacatggggtacatggaggactggaggacatggggtactgtagtacatggggtactgtagtacatggggtactgtagtacatggggtactgtagtacatggggtacatggactacatggggtactgtagtacatggaggacaagtacatggaggacatggggtacatggggtactgtagtacatggggtacatggactacatggggtactgtagtacatggaggacaagtacatggaggacatggggtacatggggtactgtagtacatggggtacatggactacatggggtactgtagtacatggaggacaagtacatggaggacatggggtacatggggtactgtagtacatggggtacatggactacatggggtactgtagtacatggggtacatggaggacatggggtactggactacatggggtactgtagtacatggggtacatggaggacatggggtactggactacatggggtactgtagtacatggggtacatggaggacatggggtactggactacatggggtactgtagtacatggggtactgtagtacatggggtacatggactacatggggtactgtagtacatggggtacatggactacatggggtactgtagtacatggggtactgtagtacatggggtacatggactacatggggtacatggaggacatggggtactGGACTACATGGgatactgtagtacatggggtactgtagtacatggaggacaagtacatggaggacatggggtacatggaggacatggggtacatggactacatggggtactgtagtacatggaggacatggggtacatggggtactggactacatggggtactgtagtacatggggtacatggcctacatggggtactgtagtacatggggtacatggactacatggggtactgtagtacatggggtacatggactacatggggtactgtagtacatggaggacaagtacatggaggacatggggtacatggggtactgtagtacatggggtacatggactacatggggtactgtagtacatggaggacaagtacatggaggacatggggtacatggggtactgtagtacatggggtactgtagtacatggggtacatggcctacatggggtactgtagtacatggggtacatggaggacatggggtacatggactacatggggtactgtagtacatggggtacatggaggacatggggtacatggactacatggggtactgtagtacatggggtacatggactacatggggtactgtagtacatggaggacaagtacatggaggacatggggtacatggggtactgtagtacatggggtactgtagtacatggggtacatggcctacatggggtactgtagtacatggggtacatggaggacatggggtacatggactacatggggtactgtagtacatggggtacatggaggacatggggtacatggactacatggggtactgtagtacatggggtacatggaggacatggggtacatggactacatggggtactgtagtacatggggtactgtagtacatggggtactgtagtacatggggtacatggaggacatggggtactggactacatggggtactgtagtacatggggtactgtagtacatggggtactgtagtacatggaggacaagtacatggaggacatggggtactgtagtacatggggtacatggaggacatggggtacatggggtactgtagtacatggaggacatggggtactggactacatggggtacatggaggacatggggtacatggactacatggggtactgtagtacatggggtacatggaggacatggggtactggactacatggggtactgtagtacatggaggacaagtacatggaggacatggggtactgtagtacatggggtacatggaggacatggggtacatggactacatggggtacatggaggacatggggtactggactacatggggtacatggaggacatggggtacatggactacatggggtactgtagtacatggggtacatggaggacatggggtactggactacatggggtactgtagtacatggaggacaagtacatggaggacatggggtactgtagtacatggggtacatggggtacatggaggactggaggacatggggtacatggaggactggaggacatggaggactgtagtacatggggtacatggactacatggggtactgtagtacatggggtactgtagtacatggggtacatggggtactgtagtacatggggtactgtagtacatggggtacatggactacatggggtactgtagtacatggggtacatggaggacatggggtactggactacatggggtactgtagtacatggggtacatggaggacatggggtactggactacatggggtactgtagtacatggggtacatggaggacatggggtactgtagtacatggggtactgtagtacatggggtactgtagtacatggggtacatggactacatggggtactgtagtacatggggtactgtagtacatggggtacatggggtactgtagtacatggggtactgtagtacatggggtacatggactacatggggtactgtagtacatggggtacatggaggacatggggtactggactacatggggtactgtagtacatggggtacatggaggacatggggtactggactacatggggtactgtagtacatggggtacatggaggacatggggtactgtagtacatggggtactgtagtacatggggtactgtagtacatggggtacatggaggacatggactacatggggtactctctctctgtttgtctcattGTTTGTGATGAAGATCTTCTAGacatgaaccccccccccccccccccccccccccccccccaggtgaaCGTGAccctggagaaggaggtggcCGGGTTCTGGGTGAAGGTCCCCTGTGTGGAGGAGGTCGGCAGCTGCCACTACAAGGACGTCTGTGACCTCCTGACCCAGCTGATCCCCCCGGGTCAGGACTGCCCTGAGCCGCTGCACACCTACGGGCTGCCCTGCCGCTGCCCCTTCAAAGCTGTGAGTGCTGACCTCAGACCAGCGGGTTATTGGTTCACACATCACACCTGTTGTTTAGAGCTGTGAGTGCTGACCTCAGACCAGCGGGTTATTGGTTCACACATCACACCTGTTGTTTAGAGCTGTGAGTGCTGACCTCAGACCAGCGGGTTATTGGTTCACACATCACACCTGTTGTTTAGAGCTGTGAGTGCTGACCTCAGACCAGCAGGTTATTGGTTCACACATCACACCTGTTGTTTAGAGCTGTGAGTGCTGACCTCAGACCAGCGCGTTATTGGTTCACACATCACACCTGTTGTTTAGAGCTGTGAGTGCTGACCTCAGACCAGCGGGTTATTGGTTCACACATCACACCTGTTGTTTAGAG
This region includes:
- the gm2a gene encoding ganglioside GM2 activator translates to MDRVLFVTLSLVVFITPVTSSTSGLRSVTKAQILGFEWKNCGAPEAPAVLKTLTVSPDPISIPGDLQASASGTTSVELAAPLAVNVTLEKEVAGFWVKVPCVEEVGSCHYKDVCDLLTQLIPPGQDCPEPLHTYGLPCRCPFKAGSYSLPPSDFDLPVMDLPSWLTNGDYRVQGVLGSRDRELGCLKLSLSLRSD